DNA sequence from the Pedobacter sp. W3I1 genome:
TATCCAATTTTTGGGTTAAAATAAAATGGATTACAACATAGTAGATCACTCCAGTGATGATGAGCACCACAATGGAGGTTAAAATATTCGCCCGGTTGTAACGGTTGGAGAGTTTCATATATCGCCAAATTTATAGCCAATCCCATAAACAGAACGAAGATAATCAGCTGATCCGGCTTCGAGTAGTTTTTTGCGGAGATTTTTAACGTGGGTATAAATAAAGTCGAAATCGTCAGACAGATCCATTTCATCTCCCCACAGATGTTCGGCCATGGCATTCTTAGTCACCACTTTATTGCGGTTAGAGAGGAAATAAACCATCAGATCGAACTCTTTTTTGGTTAATATTACCTGATTGCCTTTAACCGTAATTTTCATTGCCGATACATCAACTGTTATCTCATTGAAAACAATAACATTATTGCCATCAAAATTCTTTCTGCGCACAATGGCACTTACCCTTGCTTTAAGCTCTGATAAGTGAAAGGGTTTAACCAAATAATCGTCAGCACCAAGATCGAGTCCGGCAAGTTTATCATCTAACGAATGGCGGGCCGAAATAATGAGTACACCATCTCTTTTTTTCAGTTGCTTCAGTTTGGTTAACAGCTCTAGCCCTTCCCCACCCGGCAAGCCCAAGTCTAAAAGAATACAATCGTAACTATAGAGCGATATTTTTTCGTTGGCAGCAGCAAAATCTGAAGCATGCTCACAAATATTACCTTCTCCGGTAAAATAGGCCAGGATACTCTCTAATAAAGCCTGTTCATCTTCAATGACTAAAATTTTCATTGCTTAATCATTTGTTATTTAGTTGGACATAAAGTAATCATTAAAACCGGAAAATTAAAAAAACCATCGCAAACCTGTTAGGTAAAATCGCTGTATTAGTTTTTCAATGTTCAGATTTTTTTTCTTCTGTAATGTCTGTTTGCCAAAGGTGGTAAAGTACTCGTGTCCCGCCAGCATTTTGATATTGATGGCATCCCATTCTCTATCAGCGTACATTAAATGAAGGTTTTCTTCCCATTCTCTTTTCAGCCTGGCGGCAAAACCAATATAATTCTGAAGGGAAAAATGATAAAAATCGGCATCACATATAATTTTCTCTAGATTGTTATTTGGCAGTTGAGGATATTTCGTAGCCAAAATACAATCGGACACAACTCCTATATCAGCATCATTCAGACCATTTTCAAATAAAAAATCGCGGGCAATCTGGACACTGGCAAGCTCATGGCCCATGTATTGTTTAGTATAGCCAACATCATGTAAAAAGGCAGCCAAAGTAAGTAACAGCAAATCTTTCTCCCCCACATTACTTTGCTTGCCAATAGTTCTTACACCTTCTACCACCAGCAAAGTATGTTCAAAATCATGGAAGTACATGTTTTTCGGCAATTCTTTTTTTAAAAGTTCTTTAACGAAAGCTTCGACTTTTTGTAGCAATATCTCCTGCTCTTTTTCCATTTATCACTCTTCAATAAATAGTACAATAATATTTATCAATTCTGAAGAAAAACTGTAGCGTAAATACCGATCTACTATTATTGATTTGTTGAAGCGTTAAGCTTTTGGTATTGCCTCAGATAGTTCAGATTCTCTTCAGAATTGCTTTCTAATTTGCCAACGGAAAACTTATCGATTATGAAGAACTACAAGAGACTATTAAAGCTATTTTGCTTTTCTATATTCCTGCTGGCAGATGATATTTGTGCACAGGAAAAACCCATCACTGTTTCAGGACAGATTAAAGAGGCTAAAAATAAAAACACGCTTCCTTATACCAACATTGTTTTAAAAAAACCAAATGATGAAAAATTTATTTTGGGCACCATTAGTGACGACCAGGGGCGATTTTCGATTAAAGATCTCCCATCGGGAAACTATAATCTGGTAATTAGCATAGTGGGTTATCAAACTTTAAAAAAAGAGATCAGTATTGGTATACTCAGTCCATTTCTCGACCTGGGCATTTTTGAGCTGATGGAAGATGCACAAACCCTACAAAGTGTTAATATTCAAGGCACACAGCATGAAGGTTTAGGCAATAAAATGGACAAAAAGACTTACGATCTTGCCAAAAATACCAGTCAGCTCGGTGGTTCGGTACTGCAGGCCATGCAAAACCTTCCCGGCATCACCATACAGGACGGAAAAGTACAATTAAGAGGGAACGATAAAATTGCGGTATTGATTGACGGCAAACAAAACGCGATTACAGGTTTTGGAAGCCAGACCGGACTCGATAATATACCTGCTTCGGCTATTGAGCGTATAGAGATTATCAATAATCCTTCCTCAAAATACGATGCGAATGGTAATGCTGGTATCATCAACATTATTTACAAGAAAAGCAAACAGGAAGGCTTTAATGGCAAATTGGGTATGAGCACCGGTTTTGGGGCAATATGGCTCCGAAAAGAAAACTTACCGGGAATAAGTGCGCAATACCAGGCCACACCAAAATTTAATCCTTCCCTATCTTTAAACTACCGTAAAAACAAATTAAATACCTTTTTACAGGCCGATTATCTGTATACGCAAACCTTAAATAAAAACGAATTTTCGCAAAGGATTTATGATAATGGCACGGTAATCAACCAACAGGTTAAACGCAATAGGACTACTACATTTTCTACCATAAAAAGCGGCTTCGATTTTAACCCGGATGAGCATAACAGCTTTACCTTATCTGGCTTTTTTAACCGGGAAAAAATTGGAGATCTTGGCGACATCCCCTACTTCAACAGCGATTTTACAGTTAGGAACCGCTTGTGGCAGTTTGTAGAAGATGAAGTAAAATATACCGCTACGGGCTCAGCACTGTATCAGCATAAATTTGCACAACCGGGCCATACCTTAAGTGCAGGTTTTAATTACACCTGGCACCGGGAAGATGAAAAATATTTTTTCACTAACATTACGCCTGCGTTTACAGGGATGGATTCGTTTAAGCTGCTATCTGATGAACATGTTTCAGATTTTAATTTAGATTACGTGCGTCCGCTGAAACATGGAAGGATAGAAGGTGGCATAAAATACCGTTATCGGTTTATCCCAACGGATATGCAATTTTATCCAGGGCTAAACTCTCCTATTGATGTAAATGCAGGCGGTTGGGCCGATTATAGCGAAAATATCCCGGCAGTATATGGCAACTATGTTTATGAGAACAACAAAACCGAACTGGAAGCCGGATTAAGAATGGAATACGTAAAAGTAGAATATAAGGTAAACCCGAACCATAATACCTATAAGAGCGATGGTTACGAATATTCCAGACCTTTCCCTAACCTACGGTTTGCCTACAAAATAAATGAGAAAAATAAAATAAGTGCTTTCTACAACCAACGTGTAGACCGACCGAATGAAGTAGATATCAGGATATTCCCAAAATACGATGAACCTGAACTGTTAAAAGTGGGCAATCCTGCCCTACGCCCACAGTTTACACATGCCATAGAATTGGGTTACAAAAACAATTGGAATAAAGGCTATTTTTATGCATCAGCTTTTCATAAGATCGTAAATGGCACCATCACACGCATTGCCACTATTGTTCCTGGTAATGCCATTATCTATAATATCTTCCAAAATGCGGGAAAAAGCTTTAATTCGGGTGGTGAATTACTTTTGCAACAGGAACTTGCCTCATGGTTTTCATTTAACCTAAGCACTACACTATATCGAAACAAGATCAATGCCTTTACAGTAGCCAACCAATATCCTGTTCCAACGGTATATAGTACACCTGAGCAGTCTATCGTATCAGGCAATGGCAAATTTAACGGACAGTTCAAATTACCGGGCAAAACAGATATCCAACTGGCAATGGTTTACCTGGCTCCTGATATTATCCCACAAGGGAAAATTGGCGCCAGGTTTTCTACGGATCTGGGCATTAAAAAACAGATTCAGAAAGGTAAGGGTGAAATTTTCTTAAATGGGAATGATATCCTGAATACGTTGAAGATCAAAAAGGAAATCAATGGAAACGGTTTCAGGCTTAACAGTACTGATTATTATGAAACTCAGGTTTTTAGATTAGGTTACAGTTATAAGTTTTAAGTATGGGTTTAATGGGATAAAAAGGGCTTGGATACTACAACTTCAGAATTGCTACAGAATTCGAATGTATCTTGAGTACAGAGGCTTAACTAACTTCTTTTTATCCCTAAACCAAATACAATGAAAAAATTTTACACCATTGCTTCTGCTGCATTATTGATGTTGCTATTGACCAATTGCACAAAAAAAGAGGTGGCAGCAGATACCAAATTGAGTTACAGTTTTAGTGCAAGCAATTTAAATGCATCGCTTAGCAGCAATGCAACCGCAAGTGGAACCGTTGTAGCGCCCGGCACCAATGGAAGTATAAACTGGACTACTGCTAGTGTTAATATTGCCAAAGTAGAATTCAGTGCTACAAAAGCAGGCACACCCGTCTCTTTAGAATCTAAGAACCTATATATGGTTAATGCATTAAAACCCGATTCTTTATCTGGTACGGTTTCATTAGTTTCTGGTGTTTATGAGCATAATCAGTTTAACCTAACCATGAATTCATCAACCACCAACCCTCCATTATTGTTAACAGGAACCTATATTGAAGCTTCTGGAACCAAAATTCCGGTGAGGTTCGAAATGAACCAGCCCCAATTGATCAAATTAGAAGCGACCAGAGTAGAGGTTACTTCAGGAACATATTTGGCCAAGGTAACCATTCAGCTTAATGCGTTGGTAACAGGATTAACAGCAAGTGATTTCGGCCAAACTACCCGTACAGGCGCAAATAATATGATTGTAATCTCTAACACCATAAATAAAACGTTATGCGACAAGCTTATTACGAGATTTACCTCAACGCTGAGCGTTAATTTTTCAAAGCAATAATCAATTATGAACCGATCACAAATTAAATATTAATAAATCGTTAAGTGCAATACTTAAACAATACCTTTAGGGCACTAACCAAACCTTCAGAATTCCTTCAGAATTGAAACTTACCTTCGCCAACTACAAAGTCTGGCTAGTTTAATTCAAAATTGGATTCATCATTAACTATGAGCATTAAAGAAAAAACAAATAAATTACTCGATAATAGATTTGGACCAGTTTTTTTAGTTACAGTATTATTATGTACCATATCGCTGATTACAAGGCTCTCTTTATTAATTTATAGTGCATCATCAGTTGACTGGTCGGTACTTAACCTCCTTAAAATTTTTGTTATTGGCTTATTTTACGATCTTGCTGCTGCATCATTCGCAGTAATCCCGATTGTGATCTACCTGTGGTTACTTCCTTCAAAATGGTATGCGAGCAAATTCAACAAAATATTGTTGTTCATTTATTTTTTCTTTGTTGTTTTTACGCTAATCTTCAATGCCATTTCAGAATGGTTCTTTTGGGAAGAATTTTCAGTCCGTTATAACTTTATAGCGGTCGATTACCTGGTCTACACCACAGAAGTTATCGGTAATATCCGCCAATCGTACCCGATCAACAGCATTATGATTGGTTTGGTGATCATCACGGCGCTAATTGTCTATATTTTAAGAAAACCTATCACAACATCTACCACCACTAAAACTGGTTTTGGTAAGCGGACAAAAATTGCCCTTATTCTTTTATGTCTGCCAGTTCTTACTTACTTCGGTGTAAGCCATAGATGGAAATACCTAAGCAAAAATCAATATGTAAACGAGCTTTCGGGCAATGGCATGTACGATTTTGGATTCGCTTTTTGGAACAATCAGCTCGATTACAATACTTTTTACAAAACCCTCCCCATTAAAAGTGCCGAATCTATTCTGAGCCATTTGCTTCAGGAAGATTCTACTGTTAAGAATGGAGCATTTAAAAATACTTCCAGAACCATCAGTAGCATTGGTACTGAAAACAAGATGAATGTGGTACTAATCAGTGTAGAAAGTTTAAGCGCTGAGTTTTTGGGCACATTTGGTAATACACAGCACATTACGCCACAGCTCGATTCGCTGGCAAAAGAAGGTTTGTTATTCAACAATTTATATGCTTCGGGAACGCGTACTGTACGAGGCCTGGAAGCACTTTCACTTTGCATCCCGCCTACCCCCGGACAATCGATCGTAAAACGCCCTGATAATAAAAACCTGTTCACCTTAGGCAGCATATTTCGTTCAAAAGGTTACAACAGCAGGTTTATTTATGGTGGTTATGGCTATTTCGATAACATGAACGAGTTTTTTTCAAATAATGGCTATCAGGTAACGGATAGAAGTTCACTTCAGGATTCAGAAATCCACTATTCGAATATCTGGGGTGTTGCCGATGAAGATTTATTTACGCTTTCGTTACGCGAACTGGATAAAGATTATAAAAACAAGAAACCTTTTTTCGCTCAGATTATGACGGTTTCGAACCACCGCCCCTATACCTATCCTGAAGGAAGGATTGATATTCCATCGCACACCGGCAGAGAAGGCGCAGTTAAATACACCGATTACGCTATTGGCAAATTTATACGCGAAGCAAAACAAAAACCCTGGTTTTCGAATACTTTATTCGTCATTGTAGCCGATCATTGTGCTTCTAGTGCAGGTAAAGTAGAGTTACCAGTAGATAAATACCACATTCCAATGATTTTTTACAGTCCAGAACACATTGCACCAGGTAAATTCGGGAAACTAACCGCACAGATTGATATCGGTCCAACCATTTTGGGTTACCTGAATTTCAGTTACGACAGTAAGTTTTTCGGTCAGGATGTGTTTAAGATGAAAGATAGCGATGAAAGGGCTTTTATAAGCACCTACCAGAGTTTAGGTTACCTTAAAAACAATAAATTAGTTATTCTCAATCCAAATAAAAAAGCAGCTACATACAAGCCCGATTTCACCACTGGAAGCGCCGTAGCTATACCTGCAGATGAGAAATTGATCAATGAAGCGATTTCCAATTATCAAATGGCATCATACCTTTACCAGAATAATCTGTACGGCTTTGAGTCT
Encoded proteins:
- a CDS encoding response regulator transcription factor, which encodes MKILVIEDEQALLESILAYFTGEGNICEHASDFAAANEKISLYSYDCILLDLGLPGGEGLELLTKLKQLKKRDGVLIISARHSLDDKLAGLDLGADDYLVKPFHLSELKARVSAIVRRKNFDGNNVIVFNEITVDVSAMKITVKGNQVILTKKEFDLMVYFLSNRNKVVTKNAMAEHLWGDEMDLSDDFDFIYTHVKNLRKKLLEAGSADYLRSVYGIGYKFGDI
- a CDS encoding HD domain-containing protein; translated protein: MEKEQEILLQKVEAFVKELLKKELPKNMYFHDFEHTLLVVEGVRTIGKQSNVGEKDLLLLTLAAFLHDVGYTKQYMGHELASVQIARDFLFENGLNDADIGVVSDCILATKYPQLPNNNLEKIICDADFYHFSLQNYIGFAARLKREWEENLHLMYADREWDAINIKMLAGHEYFTTFGKQTLQKKKNLNIEKLIQRFYLTGLRWFF
- a CDS encoding TonB-dependent receptor domain-containing protein — its product is MKNYKRLLKLFCFSIFLLADDICAQEKPITVSGQIKEAKNKNTLPYTNIVLKKPNDEKFILGTISDDQGRFSIKDLPSGNYNLVISIVGYQTLKKEISIGILSPFLDLGIFELMEDAQTLQSVNIQGTQHEGLGNKMDKKTYDLAKNTSQLGGSVLQAMQNLPGITIQDGKVQLRGNDKIAVLIDGKQNAITGFGSQTGLDNIPASAIERIEIINNPSSKYDANGNAGIINIIYKKSKQEGFNGKLGMSTGFGAIWLRKENLPGISAQYQATPKFNPSLSLNYRKNKLNTFLQADYLYTQTLNKNEFSQRIYDNGTVINQQVKRNRTTTFSTIKSGFDFNPDEHNSFTLSGFFNREKIGDLGDIPYFNSDFTVRNRLWQFVEDEVKYTATGSALYQHKFAQPGHTLSAGFNYTWHREDEKYFFTNITPAFTGMDSFKLLSDEHVSDFNLDYVRPLKHGRIEGGIKYRYRFIPTDMQFYPGLNSPIDVNAGGWADYSENIPAVYGNYVYENNKTELEAGLRMEYVKVEYKVNPNHNTYKSDGYEYSRPFPNLRFAYKINEKNKISAFYNQRVDRPNEVDIRIFPKYDEPELLKVGNPALRPQFTHAIELGYKNNWNKGYFYASAFHKIVNGTITRIATIVPGNAIIYNIFQNAGKSFNSGGELLLQQELASWFSFNLSTTLYRNKINAFTVANQYPVPTVYSTPEQSIVSGNGKFNGQFKLPGKTDIQLAMVYLAPDIIPQGKIGARFSTDLGIKKQIQKGKGEIFLNGNDILNTLKIKKEINGNGFRLNSTDYYETQVFRLGYSYKF
- a CDS encoding LTA synthase family protein, with the translated sequence MSIKEKTNKLLDNRFGPVFLVTVLLCTISLITRLSLLIYSASSVDWSVLNLLKIFVIGLFYDLAAASFAVIPIVIYLWLLPSKWYASKFNKILLFIYFFFVVFTLIFNAISEWFFWEEFSVRYNFIAVDYLVYTTEVIGNIRQSYPINSIMIGLVIITALIVYILRKPITTSTTTKTGFGKRTKIALILLCLPVLTYFGVSHRWKYLSKNQYVNELSGNGMYDFGFAFWNNQLDYNTFYKTLPIKSAESILSHLLQEDSTVKNGAFKNTSRTISSIGTENKMNVVLISVESLSAEFLGTFGNTQHITPQLDSLAKEGLLFNNLYASGTRTVRGLEALSLCIPPTPGQSIVKRPDNKNLFTLGSIFRSKGYNSRFIYGGYGYFDNMNEFFSNNGYQVTDRSSLQDSEIHYSNIWGVADEDLFTLSLRELDKDYKNKKPFFAQIMTVSNHRPYTYPEGRIDIPSHTGREGAVKYTDYAIGKFIREAKQKPWFSNTLFVIVADHCASSAGKVELPVDKYHIPMIFYSPEHIAPGKFGKLTAQIDIGPTILGYLNFSYDSKFFGQDVFKMKDSDERAFISTYQSLGYLKNNKLVILNPNKKAATYKPDFTTGSAVAIPADEKLINEAISNYQMASYLYQNNLYGFESKKKP